The Zobellia alginiliquefaciens genome contains a region encoding:
- a CDS encoding serine hydrolase domain-containing protein: MRVIQLLFFILTIQFALAQEGTSIPLNIGLNDALVYGNPAEVGLDSAYINTNVEKIITNGIKKNAFPGAQILVAKNGKIIFHKAYGYHTYDSIQPVALDDIYDLASVTKITAALPAIMKLVDEGKLDLDAPFSTYWTRWKRIKDKQNITLREILAHQARLKPYIVFLNEVFRKNGKIKKRFVRTSSNRRFKNQAYDGLYVKNRFNKKMYRLIDRSDVSGEKKYSYSGLAFLIFPELVEQLTGDSFEYYLEKNFYLPLNAPTMGFKPKPKGFSNAIVPTENDTLFRHTLTQSWVHDENAALLGGISGNAGLFASATDLAKLMQMYMQYGVYDGKRYFTEATVKEFTRVQFPENDNRRGLGFDKPLLGNNKKPLSKSYPAPEVGTDSFGHSGFTGTFVWADPENQMVYIFLSNRVNPTRENRNLYHLNIRPAIQQIFYKATLPSK, encoded by the coding sequence TTGAGAGTAATTCAGCTTTTATTCTTTATTTTAACCATTCAGTTCGCGCTTGCACAGGAAGGCACTTCTATACCTTTAAACATTGGGCTGAACGATGCATTGGTTTATGGAAATCCCGCTGAAGTTGGACTAGATTCAGCATACATCAACACGAATGTTGAAAAAATAATAACAAATGGTATAAAAAAGAATGCTTTTCCTGGAGCCCAGATATTAGTGGCTAAAAACGGGAAGATAATCTTTCACAAAGCCTACGGCTATCATACGTATGATAGTATACAACCGGTAGCATTAGATGACATCTATGATTTGGCCTCGGTAACTAAAATTACTGCTGCCCTACCAGCCATTATGAAATTGGTTGATGAAGGGAAGCTTGATTTAGATGCTCCTTTTAGTACGTATTGGACACGCTGGAAAAGAATAAAAGACAAGCAAAATATTACATTACGTGAAATTCTAGCGCATCAAGCGAGACTTAAGCCATATATCGTTTTCCTGAATGAAGTTTTCAGGAAAAACGGTAAGATAAAGAAGCGATTTGTTAGAACTTCCTCCAATAGAAGGTTTAAAAACCAAGCCTACGATGGACTTTACGTAAAAAATAGGTTCAACAAAAAAATGTATCGCCTTATTGACCGGTCAGATGTATCCGGAGAAAAGAAATATTCATATTCCGGACTCGCATTCTTAATTTTTCCAGAACTCGTTGAACAGTTGACCGGAGATTCTTTTGAGTATTATCTAGAGAAAAATTTCTATTTACCCTTGAATGCGCCCACTATGGGATTTAAGCCGAAACCTAAGGGGTTTTCCAATGCTATTGTTCCCACCGAAAACGATACGCTCTTTCGTCACACCTTAACGCAAAGCTGGGTGCACGATGAGAATGCCGCTTTATTAGGTGGTATATCCGGCAATGCAGGACTTTTTGCCTCTGCTACAGATTTAGCAAAACTTATGCAAATGTATATGCAATACGGTGTGTATGATGGTAAGCGTTACTTTACAGAGGCTACGGTCAAAGAATTTACACGGGTACAATTTCCTGAAAATGATAATCGCAGAGGTCTTGGTTTTGACAAACCGCTTTTGGGAAATAATAAAAAGCCTTTATCCAAATCCTATCCCGCACCGGAAGTAGGTACAGATAGTTTTGGTCATAGTGGTTTTACGGGCACCTTTGTTTGGGCCGACCCAGAAAACCAAATGGTTTATATTTTTCTGTCCAATCGGGTGAACCCCACAAGAGAAAACAGAAATCTATACCACCTGAATATTAGGCCTGCAATACAGCAAATTTTTTATAAAGCCACATTACCAAGTAAATAA
- a CDS encoding CNNM domain-containing protein: MGLLIFYALVSIFVSFLCSILEAVLLSINPTFVNVKKKEGKTYAVTLEELKKDVDKPLIAILTLNTIAHTVGAILVGVQAKVAYAELYGSSTRSIFGVTFTEDLMVGAVSTIMTILILVASEIIPKTIGATYWRQLANFTAKALNIMVIALKYTGLLWLLQLFTKLVGGKGHHGSVLSREDFTAMTDMAREEGVFEKSESTIIKNLLRFDQVLVKDVMTPRAVMKIASGNKTIAEFFEANPKMRFSRIPVYGDKIDHINGFVLKDNILEEMVNNNGNTPLSEIKRDILITERDTPIPKLFDTLIAKREHIALVVDEYGSVSGLVTMEDVIETLLGLEIMDESDNVADLQELARKNWNTRAKRSGILD; the protein is encoded by the coding sequence ATGGGCTTATTAATTTTTTACGCTTTAGTATCCATTTTCGTTTCTTTTCTCTGCTCTATTTTAGAAGCAGTACTGCTAAGTATCAACCCTACTTTTGTAAATGTAAAAAAGAAAGAAGGCAAGACCTATGCGGTTACACTAGAGGAATTAAAAAAGGATGTAGATAAACCCTTAATCGCTATTTTAACGCTGAATACTATTGCCCATACCGTAGGTGCCATCCTGGTAGGGGTTCAGGCCAAAGTGGCTTATGCGGAACTATACGGCAGTTCTACACGTAGCATCTTTGGAGTTACTTTTACCGAGGATTTAATGGTAGGTGCAGTCTCTACCATTATGACCATTCTTATTTTGGTTGCTTCGGAAATCATTCCAAAAACAATTGGTGCCACCTATTGGAGACAACTTGCCAATTTCACGGCTAAAGCTCTGAATATTATGGTCATTGCACTTAAATATACCGGACTTCTATGGCTATTGCAGCTCTTCACAAAACTAGTGGGAGGAAAAGGGCATCACGGTAGTGTGCTTAGTAGAGAAGATTTCACTGCAATGACGGATATGGCCCGTGAAGAAGGTGTTTTTGAAAAATCAGAATCTACCATTATTAAAAATCTTTTGCGTTTTGACCAAGTTTTGGTAAAAGATGTAATGACCCCAAGGGCGGTGATGAAAATTGCTTCGGGAAATAAAACCATAGCCGAATTTTTTGAGGCCAACCCTAAAATGCGCTTTTCACGAATTCCTGTTTATGGCGATAAAATAGACCATATAAATGGTTTTGTCCTGAAAGATAATATCCTTGAGGAAATGGTGAACAACAATGGGAACACACCACTTTCAGAAATTAAACGTGATATTTTAATTACCGAAAGGGACACACCCATCCCAAAACTTTTTGACACGCTAATTGCCAAAAGAGAGCATATTGCCCTAGTGGTAGATGAATACGGCTCTGTGAGCGGCCTGGTTACCATGGAGGACGTTATAGAAACGCTTTTAGGGCTGGAAATAATGGACGAGAGCGACAATGTTGCAGACTTGCAAGAACTAGCTCGTAAAAACTGGAATACACGCGCAAAACGCTCTGGAATACTCGATTAA
- a CDS encoding methylated-DNA--[protein]-cysteine S-methyltransferase, giving the protein MEIAFIHTPLGVAKLEGDDLGLSSITVSDKEQTISTHIPNALKDATDQLEQYFNGTRNNFNINLNPQGTDFQKRVWKALEEIPFGKTVSYLDLSKTLGDVKAIRAVAAANGKNPLWIVVPCHRVIGSDGSLTGYAGGLHRKKWLLDHESPVKQQSLF; this is encoded by the coding sequence ATGGAAATTGCTTTTATCCATACTCCCCTTGGGGTTGCCAAACTTGAAGGCGACGACTTAGGCTTGTCATCTATTACTGTATCCGATAAGGAGCAAACCATTTCTACCCACATTCCAAATGCTCTAAAAGATGCCACGGATCAACTAGAACAATATTTTAATGGCACACGGAATAATTTCAATATTAATTTAAACCCCCAGGGAACCGATTTTCAAAAACGGGTATGGAAAGCATTGGAAGAAATACCATTTGGCAAAACCGTCTCCTATTTAGACCTTTCCAAAACTTTGGGCGACGTAAAAGCCATACGTGCGGTTGCGGCCGCAAATGGTAAAAACCCACTATGGATCGTAGTTCCGTGTCACCGAGTTATTGGCAGCGATGGTTCTTTAACCGGTTATGCTGGTGGCCTACACCGTAAAAAGTGGCTTTTAGATCACGAAAGCCCTGTAAAACAACAATCTCTTTTCTAG
- a CDS encoding 3'-5' exonuclease: MLQKINLEYILFLDIETVPEEPSFEALNDEKKELWEQKSRYQRKDEFTAEEFYERAGIWAEFGKIVCISVGYFRVNGETKTFRTTSFYGEEDKLLKEFKNLLNGHFSSPKHLLCGHNAKEFDFPYIARRMIIHGIELPYKLNLFGKKPWEIPHLDTMELWKFGDYKNFTSLKLLANILGIPSPKQDIDGSMVREVYYNEKDLDRIVTYCELDVVTTAQVFLRLRGDELVEDDNIKSI, translated from the coding sequence ATGCTACAGAAAATAAATCTTGAATATATTCTCTTTTTAGATATCGAAACCGTACCAGAAGAACCCAGTTTTGAAGCTCTTAACGATGAGAAAAAAGAGCTGTGGGAGCAGAAGTCCAGATACCAACGTAAAGACGAATTTACCGCTGAAGAATTTTATGAACGGGCGGGAATCTGGGCAGAATTTGGTAAGATAGTTTGTATTTCCGTGGGATACTTTCGGGTAAATGGCGAAACAAAAACCTTTAGAACTACCTCGTTTTATGGAGAGGAAGACAAACTTTTAAAAGAATTCAAGAATTTATTGAACGGACATTTCAGTTCTCCCAAACATTTACTTTGTGGTCATAACGCCAAAGAATTCGATTTTCCATATATCGCTCGAAGGATGATAATTCACGGAATTGAATTGCCTTATAAACTGAATCTGTTCGGTAAAAAACCATGGGAAATTCCTCATCTGGACACCATGGAACTCTGGAAGTTTGGAGACTATAAGAACTTTACGTCCTTAAAACTATTAGCAAATATTTTAGGCATCCCATCACCAAAACAAGATATTGATGGTAGTATGGTGCGCGAAGTTTATTACAACGAAAAAGACTTAGATAGAATCGTTACCTATTGCGAGCTTGATGTGGTCACCACAGCGCAAGTATTTTTACGTTTACGTGGTGATGAGTTAGTTGAGGATGATAATATTAAAAGCATCTAG
- a CDS encoding endonuclease/exonuclease/phosphatase family protein, whose protein sequence is MIFSFFRKKKGSHLNTISFYNLENLFDTIDDPKTLDDDFTPKGRKKWSLRRYKKKLYKLAKTISEIGNSETQSPPVLVGVAEVENQQVMEDLLAAEPLADIKYSYVHYDSPDERGIDCGLIYHKDHFKVLHSEPIALLLYEEDGRRDTTRDILYVKGKLNNEEVHIFVNHWPSRRSGNSTTVHKRLLAAQTIIDFMATIEANEANPNYIIMGDFNDGPKSESIRSLMESKTLYNPMEKLLTPERGSANYKRAWMLFDQIMVSHSFLNFEKGTHSFAHANIFDEHYLTEFKGKYMGSPFRTYVGNKYMGGYSDHFPVYIQLKYNA, encoded by the coding sequence ATGATTTTTTCATTTTTCAGAAAGAAAAAGGGAAGCCATTTAAACACAATTAGCTTCTACAACCTAGAAAATCTATTTGATACTATAGATGACCCTAAAACTCTCGACGATGATTTTACTCCAAAGGGCCGTAAAAAGTGGTCTTTAAGAAGGTACAAAAAAAAGTTGTATAAACTTGCGAAAACCATATCTGAAATTGGGAATTCAGAAACCCAAAGTCCGCCAGTTCTTGTTGGCGTTGCGGAGGTTGAGAACCAGCAGGTTATGGAGGATCTTCTTGCAGCAGAACCTTTGGCGGACATTAAATATAGTTATGTGCATTACGATTCGCCCGATGAAAGAGGAATTGATTGCGGATTGATATATCACAAAGACCATTTTAAAGTGTTGCATTCTGAGCCCATTGCCCTGTTACTATACGAAGAGGATGGTAGAAGAGATACGACTAGGGATATTCTTTATGTAAAAGGAAAACTGAATAACGAAGAGGTTCATATTTTCGTGAATCATTGGCCTTCACGAAGAAGTGGGAATTCTACAACCGTGCATAAACGCCTTTTAGCCGCCCAAACCATAATAGATTTTATGGCAACAATTGAAGCGAACGAAGCCAATCCCAATTATATAATTATGGGTGATTTTAACGATGGGCCAAAGTCTGAAAGTATTCGGTCACTTATGGAGAGCAAAACACTGTACAACCCCATGGAAAAATTACTTACGCCAGAGCGGGGTAGTGCCAATTACAAAAGGGCATGGATGCTTTTTGACCAAATTATGGTTTCTCACAGTTTTCTAAACTTTGAAAAAGGAACCCATAGTTTTGCGCATGCCAATATTTTTGATGAACATTATCTTACGGAGTTTAAAGGAAAGTATATGGGCTCACCTTTTCGCACTTATGTTGGTAATAAGTATATGGGTGGCTATAGTGACCATTTTCCGGTGTACATTCAGTTGAAATACAATGCCTGA
- the hflX gene encoding GTPase HflX, translated as MLEKKTIDHEKAVLIGIINREQSEEKVTEYLDELEFLTYTAGGEVVQRFVQRMDVPNPKTLIGSGKMEEVEAFVKSNDIGSVIFDDELSPAQQRNIEKLLRCKIVDRTSLILDIFAQRAQTSYARTQVELAQYEYLLPRLTGLWTHLERQRGGIGMRGPGETEIETDRRIVRDRISLLKKKLTKIDRQMETQRGNRGALVRVALVGYTNVGKSTLMNVISKSEVFAENKLFATLDTTVRKVVIGNLPFLLSDTVGFIRKLPTQLVESFKSTLDEVREADLLLHIVDISHPQFEEHIESVNKILDEIDSADKNTIMVFNKIDQYKHAEIDEDDLITERNERHFTIEEWKKTWMQRVGNKALFISALNKENLDEFRKRVYDEVRDIHVTRFPYNNFLYPEHLDQY; from the coding sequence ATGTTAGAAAAGAAGACCATAGATCACGAAAAGGCCGTTTTAATCGGTATTATTAATCGCGAACAGAGCGAAGAAAAAGTTACCGAGTATCTTGATGAGCTTGAGTTCTTAACCTATACCGCAGGTGGAGAAGTTGTACAGCGGTTTGTACAACGAATGGACGTTCCCAACCCAAAAACCCTAATAGGTTCAGGTAAGATGGAAGAGGTAGAAGCATTCGTAAAAAGCAACGATATAGGTTCCGTTATTTTTGATGATGAGCTCTCACCGGCGCAACAGCGAAATATAGAAAAACTTTTGCGCTGTAAAATTGTAGATCGTACCAGCCTCATCTTGGATATATTTGCGCAGCGTGCACAAACTAGCTATGCACGTACCCAAGTAGAACTGGCGCAGTATGAATATTTACTACCTCGTTTAACGGGTCTTTGGACACACCTTGAGCGTCAACGTGGTGGTATCGGAATGCGCGGACCAGGGGAAACCGAAATTGAAACGGATAGACGTATTGTACGTGACCGTATTTCGTTATTGAAAAAGAAACTCACCAAGATAGACCGCCAAATGGAAACCCAACGTGGTAACCGTGGGGCTTTGGTACGTGTTGCCCTAGTAGGCTACACCAATGTGGGAAAGTCTACTTTAATGAACGTTATCAGCAAAAGTGAAGTGTTTGCAGAGAACAAGCTTTTTGCAACGCTTGATACGACCGTTAGGAAAGTGGTCATAGGCAACTTGCCTTTTCTGTTGAGTGACACGGTAGGGTTTATCCGAAAACTACCTACACAGTTGGTAGAGAGTTTTAAAAGTACTTTGGATGAAGTTCGTGAAGCAGACTTGTTACTCCACATTGTTGATATTTCACATCCACAATTTGAAGAGCATATTGAATCCGTCAACAAAATTCTTGATGAAATAGATAGTGCCGATAAGAATACTATAATGGTATTCAATAAAATTGACCAATATAAGCATGCGGAGATAGACGAGGACGATTTAATAACCGAAAGGAACGAAAGGCATTTTACCATTGAAGAGTGGAAAAAAACCTGGATGCAGCGAGTTGGAAATAAGGCTTTGTTTATATCTGCCTTAAATAAAGAGAATCTAGATGAGTTTAGAAAAAGGGTATATGACGAGGTGCGGGATATTCATGTAACCCGTTTTCCGTATAATAACTTTTTATATCCTGAACATTTAGATCAATACTAG
- a CDS encoding DUF3078 domain-containing protein, which produces MRKLLLTSLAMLTFSVGFAQTLDELKAEQATKKDSISAIQSRVDALQGQIDAFPGWKIRAFGTIGANLSKFNNWYSQGTPDNSAGNIGVTVNAIANLDREKFFWRNSANVNLQWVKLDDKNDPSDDEGFDGTTDVFNITSLYGYKLNKNFAVSALMEYRTSIINNFNDPGYLDFGVGATWTPIPDMVVVIHPLNYNFVFADNDAAYESSAGAKIVVDYAKQLGAINFKTNFSTFQSYKSGDLSNWTWINSFGYTLWKGIGVGFEFGLRNNKQEALGNALAAVPVPTPAPTFDNIDNDLQSYYLFGLNYAF; this is translated from the coding sequence ATGAGAAAATTACTGCTAACATCTTTGGCTATGCTTACCTTTTCGGTAGGTTTTGCCCAGACATTAGATGAATTAAAAGCTGAACAAGCTACGAAAAAAGACTCCATTAGCGCTATTCAAAGTAGGGTGGATGCTCTTCAAGGGCAAATTGATGCTTTCCCAGGATGGAAAATAAGAGCATTTGGTACTATTGGTGCCAACCTATCTAAATTTAATAACTGGTATTCACAGGGAACACCAGATAACTCCGCCGGAAATATAGGGGTTACGGTTAACGCTATTGCTAATTTAGATAGAGAAAAATTCTTCTGGAGAAATTCTGCCAACGTTAATTTGCAATGGGTAAAATTAGATGATAAAAATGACCCAAGTGATGACGAAGGTTTTGACGGAACAACAGATGTTTTTAATATCACGTCGCTTTACGGTTATAAGTTGAATAAAAACTTTGCTGTTTCAGCATTGATGGAATATCGTACATCAATTATCAATAATTTTAATGACCCTGGTTATTTAGATTTTGGTGTGGGTGCTACTTGGACTCCTATTCCTGATATGGTAGTTGTTATTCACCCATTGAACTACAACTTTGTTTTTGCTGATAACGATGCAGCTTATGAATCATCTGCAGGTGCTAAAATCGTTGTGGATTATGCAAAGCAATTAGGTGCAATTAATTTTAAGACTAACTTCTCTACTTTTCAGAGCTACAAGAGTGGTGACCTTTCCAACTGGACATGGATCAACTCTTTTGGTTATACACTATGGAAGGGTATTGGTGTAGGTTTTGAATTTGGGTTGAGAAACAACAAGCAAGAGGCATTGGGTAATGCATTGGCGGCTGTTCCTGTACCGACTCCAGCACCTACTTTTGATAATATTGATAACGACTTGCAGAGTTACTACCTTTTTGGTTTGAACTACGCTTTTTAA
- a CDS encoding DUF2480 family protein: MADEIINRVAESKLVTFNLEDYYLPGKRVIFDISDWLLEGFILKEKEFRASAEAHDWSQYQDAYVALHCSTDAIVPGWAYMLLATKLQPYTKRYIKGSLEELETILYADVINNLDVTEFKDKLVIVKGCSNKPVPPNAYVLIIGKLQPVVKSLMYGEACSSVPLFKRK, encoded by the coding sequence ATGGCTGACGAAATAATCAATAGAGTTGCGGAGAGTAAACTGGTTACATTTAACCTAGAAGATTATTATCTTCCTGGCAAGCGTGTGATTTTTGATATTTCCGATTGGTTGCTAGAAGGCTTTATTTTAAAGGAAAAGGAATTTAGGGCTAGTGCTGAAGCTCACGATTGGTCGCAATATCAAGATGCGTATGTGGCTTTGCACTGCTCAACGGATGCTATTGTTCCAGGTTGGGCATATATGTTGTTGGCTACAAAACTTCAGCCATATACTAAACGGTATATAAAAGGCTCGCTTGAAGAATTGGAGACGATTCTTTACGCTGATGTTATAAATAATTTAGATGTTACTGAGTTTAAAGATAAATTGGTAATTGTTAAAGGCTGTAGTAACAAGCCTGTTCCTCCTAATGCTTACGTATTGATTATAGGTAAGTTACAACCCGTAGTAAAATCCCTCATGTACGGAGAGGCATGTTCTTCAGTGCCTTTATTTAAAAGAAAGTAG
- a CDS encoding SUF system Fe-S cluster assembly protein, which yields MSEETTIDGQELGEKIVVVLKTIYDPEIPVDIYELGLIYDVFVNEDNEVKILMTLTSPNCPVAESLPAEVEEKVKSLDIVKDAEVEITFDPPWTQDLMSEEAKLELGLL from the coding sequence ATGAGCGAAGAAACAACAATAGATGGCCAGGAATTAGGTGAGAAAATAGTAGTTGTACTTAAAACTATCTATGATCCAGAAATTCCGGTAGATATATATGAGTTAGGTTTAATTTATGATGTTTTCGTGAATGAAGACAACGAGGTTAAAATATTAATGACCCTTACATCTCCAAACTGCCCAGTGGCGGAATCTCTTCCTGCCGAGGTAGAGGAAAAAGTTAAGTCCTTGGATATAGTTAAAGATGCAGAGGTGGAAATTACCTTTGACCCACCATGGACTCAAGATTTGATGAGCGAGGAAGCTAAATTAGAATTGGGCTTGTTATAA
- a CDS encoding SufE family protein → MQIKEIQEEIVDEFSMFDDWMQRYEYMIDLGKSLPLINDTYKTEDNIIKGCQSKVWVHAELEEDKLVFTADSDAIITKGIIAILIRAFSNQKPQDIIDADTDFIDEIGLKEHLSPTRANGLVSMIKQLKLYAVAYQTQLN, encoded by the coding sequence ATGCAGATAAAGGAAATACAGGAAGAAATAGTAGACGAATTTTCGATGTTCGATGATTGGATGCAGCGTTATGAATATATGATTGATTTAGGTAAGAGCCTTCCTCTTATTAATGATACTTATAAGACCGAAGATAATATTATTAAAGGTTGTCAAAGTAAGGTATGGGTACACGCGGAGTTAGAGGAAGATAAGTTGGTGTTTACTGCTGATAGTGATGCTATTATAACAAAAGGTATAATCGCCATTTTAATACGGGCTTTTAGCAATCAGAAACCACAGGATATTATTGATGCAGACACGGATTTTATTGATGAAATAGGTCTAAAAGAACATCTTTCCCCAACTAGGGCAAACGGTTTGGTGAGTATGATAAAACAGTTGAAGCTGTATGCGGTAGCTTACCAAACACAACTAAATTAG
- a CDS encoding aminotransferase class V-fold PLP-dependent enzyme, translating to MIDVTKIRQDFPILNREVNGKPLVYLDNAATSQTPQQVIDVIVDYYQNYNANIHRGVHALSQEATDKYEVARQKIQEHFNAKNSYEIIFTSGTTHSINIVANGFTTLLEKGDEILVSAMEHHSNIVPWQMLAEKTGAVLKVIPMNLEGELKIDVYEELLSDRTKLVFCNHISNALGTINPIEQIIDKAHEAGAAVLIDGAQAAPHVKADMQKLDVDFYTASAHKMCGPTGVGMLFGKEEWLNKLPPYQGGGEMIAEVTFEKTTYADLPHKFEAGTPNICGGIAFGAALDYMNGIGFDAIAEYEHQLLEYATQELLKIEGLKIYGTAKNKTSVISFNIEGLHPYDIGSILDKLGIAVRTGHHCAQPIMDFYKIPGTVRASFSFYNTMSEVDDLVAAVVRAKGMLE from the coding sequence ATGATAGACGTTACTAAAATTCGACAAGATTTTCCTATTCTCAACAGAGAAGTGAACGGGAAGCCTTTGGTATACTTAGACAATGCTGCCACATCTCAAACGCCACAGCAGGTTATTGATGTGATAGTAGATTACTACCAGAATTACAATGCCAATATTCACAGGGGGGTACATGCCCTTTCACAAGAAGCAACGGATAAGTACGAAGTAGCACGACAAAAGATTCAGGAGCATTTTAATGCTAAAAATTCATATGAAATCATCTTTACATCAGGAACGACCCACAGTATAAATATCGTTGCCAACGGATTTACAACACTACTTGAAAAAGGAGATGAGATTTTGGTTTCCGCTATGGAACATCACTCTAACATAGTGCCTTGGCAAATGTTGGCTGAAAAAACAGGTGCTGTTTTAAAGGTAATTCCAATGAACCTAGAGGGTGAGCTGAAGATAGATGTCTATGAAGAGCTACTTTCTGACCGTACAAAGCTGGTTTTCTGCAACCATATTTCAAACGCGTTGGGAACTATTAATCCAATAGAACAAATTATAGATAAAGCACATGAGGCTGGCGCTGCAGTTTTGATTGATGGCGCTCAGGCTGCTCCTCACGTTAAAGCGGATATGCAAAAGCTAGATGTTGACTTTTACACCGCTTCCGCTCATAAAATGTGTGGACCGACCGGAGTTGGCATGTTGTTCGGAAAAGAAGAATGGTTGAATAAATTGCCTCCTTATCAAGGAGGTGGGGAAATGATTGCAGAGGTAACTTTTGAAAAAACTACCTATGCAGATCTGCCCCATAAATTTGAGGCAGGAACACCAAATATTTGTGGTGGTATTGCGTTCGGAGCTGCTCTAGATTATATGAATGGTATTGGTTTTGATGCTATTGCAGAATATGAACATCAATTACTTGAATACGCAACGCAAGAACTTTTAAAAATAGAAGGGCTAAAGATTTACGGCACCGCAAAAAACAAGACTTCCGTAATCTCCTTTAATATAGAAGGATTGCATCCTTATGATATAGGTTCTATTTTAGATAAGTTAGGGATTGCCGTACGAACTGGTCACCATTGTGCACAACCAATTATGGACTTCTATAAAATACCGGGTACCGTTCGTGCTAGCTTTAGCTTCTATAATACTATGAGTGAGGTAGATGATTTGGTCGCTGCCGTTGTTAGGGCCAAAGGCATGCTAGAATAG
- a CDS encoding outer membrane protein — MRKFYFLTVSVFFLSVSVLAQDQKWSVEANYPLSVGDELGNDAPGIIDLGVKYRFLDLSIVKIGAGINAGVFKKNIDDQVSPTNTDFDETNWLIQPKVFAEFNIPALTKLHPSIGLGYSIIESKYEGLVSGESYKNTVSSGGLNVNLGLAYDITDRFFLQVQYDYISVKDTYEYDGTNVGVDYNLGYLKFGAGFRF, encoded by the coding sequence ATGAGAAAATTTTACTTTTTAACAGTTTCAGTATTTTTTTTAAGTGTAAGCGTATTGGCCCAAGATCAAAAGTGGAGTGTAGAGGCTAACTATCCCTTGTCTGTTGGGGATGAACTGGGAAATGATGCTCCTGGTATTATAGACCTCGGCGTAAAATATCGATTTTTAGATTTAAGTATTGTAAAAATTGGAGCAGGTATTAATGCAGGAGTGTTCAAAAAAAATATAGATGATCAGGTCAGCCCTACCAATACGGATTTTGACGAAACCAATTGGTTGATACAGCCTAAAGTTTTCGCAGAGTTCAACATACCGGCATTAACAAAGCTTCACCCTAGCATAGGTTTAGGGTATTCCATTATTGAGTCTAAATATGAAGGTTTAGTTTCTGGTGAATCCTATAAAAACACAGTTTCATCAGGGGGCTTAAATGTAAACCTAGGGCTTGCATACGACATTACTGATAGATTCTTTTTACAAGTGCAATATGATTATATAAGCGTCAAAGATACATATGAATATGATGGTACCAATGTAGGGGTAGATTATAACCTCGGTTATTTAAAGTTTGGAGCTGGTTTTAGGTTTTAA